The genomic region GTATCCTTCGCAAGCTGCTGCGCGATTACCTTAAAAAGCTAAAGGTGGTGCAATCTATTGCCGACGAACACGTTGAAATGGGCGGGCAAGGCGTGAGCATTGTTACGCTGCGCTAATTTTTGATTTGAAGATTTGTTGACTTGTAGATTTAGACATTTAATCTTCAAGTCAACAAATCAATAAATTACAGCTGACTCTTTATTATACTTATTTCTGTACTCTAACGGCGATAATCCTGTAATCTTGCGGAACACTTCCCGAAATGCCTTCACGTCAGAATAACCCACATCGTACATTACTTGGTTGATGGTTTTACGCGTGGTTTCAAATGCTTTTTTTGCAGCTTCAATTTTCACACGTTGCGCATATTCAACCGGAGTATTCCCCGTAGCTTTTATAAAGCGACGGTCAAAGTTGCGCCTTCCAACTGCAAATTGCGACGACAACTGCTCCATCGAAATTTTCTCATTCAGGTTCTGCTCAATATAGGCTTGTGCTTTTTGCACCAGTTCATCTCCGTGTTGTTTTTGGCCTGTGAAAATGGCAAACGGCGATTGACTTTGCCTGTCAATTTCAATTTGGAAAACCTTTGAACAAAAAATAGCCGTCGTACGGTCGTAATACTTTTCGATAAGGTAAATAATCAGGTTTAAGAAAGAGTAAGCCCCGCCACAAGTATAAATGCCGTTTTCGTCAGTTATCAGCTTATCCGTTTGTAAATCCACTTTGGGAAACATCGTTCTAAAGCTATCCGCCGCTGCCCAATTAGTAGAGCAGGTTCTGCCGTCAAGCAATCCGGCAGCGGCCAGCATAAAGGCCCCTGTACAAATGCTCGCTGCCTCAGCCCCGTTTTTGTATTGATTCACCAGCCAGTCAATCACTTTTACGTTGCCTTTTATCGCCTCATTGTAGTTGTGGTT from Bacteroidota bacterium harbors:
- a CDS encoding helix-turn-helix domain-containing protein, whose protein sequence is MKHLTIIVPDGHNNLSSIVGTYKIFMRANKYWKDSGRDEVFKIELAGISKEVEFFGGLFTARPHTDIIDIAKTDLIIIPSLNHNYNEAIKGNVKVIDWLVNQYKNGAEAASICTGAFMLAAAGLLDGRTCSTNWAAADSFRTMFPKVDLQTDKLITDENGIYTCGGAYSFLNLIIYLIEKYYDRTTAIFCSKVFQIEIDRQSQSPFAIFTGQKQHGDELVQKAQAYIEQNLNEKISMEQLSSQFAVGRRNFDRRFIKATGNTPVEYAQRVKIEAAKKAFETTRKTINQVMYDVGYSDVKAFREVFRKITGLSPLEYRNKYNKESAVIY